In the Sus scrofa isolate TJ Tabasco breed Duroc chromosome 7, Sscrofa11.1, whole genome shotgun sequence genome, one interval contains:
- the CLK3 gene encoding dual specificity protein kinase CLK3 isoform X2 — MSDWFNFHGHMCIAFELLGKNTFEFLKENNFQPYPLPHVRHMAYQLCHALRFLHENQLTHTDLKPENILFVNSEFETLYNEHKSCEEKSVKNTSIRVADFGSATFDHEHHTTIVATRHYRPPEVILELGWAQPCDVWSIGCILFEYYRGFTLFQTHENREHLVMMEKILGPIPSHMIHRTRKQKYFYKGGLVWDENSSDGRYVKENCKPLKSYMLQDSLEHVQLFDLMRKMLEFDPAQRITLAEALLHPFFAGLTPEERSFHTSRNPSR; from the exons ATGTCTGACTGGTTCAACTTCCATGGTCACATGTGCATCGCCTTTGAGCTCCTGGGCAAGAACACCTTTGAGTTCCTGAAGGAGAATAACTTCCAGCCTTACCCTCTACCGCATGTCCGGCACATGGCCTACCAGCTCTGCCACGCCCTTAGAT TTCTACACGAGAACCAACTGACCCACACAGACTTGAAGCCAGAGAACATCCTGTTTGTGAACTCGGAGTTTGAAACCCTCTACAATGAGCACAAG AGCTGTGAGGAGAAGTCTGTGAAGAACACCAGCATCCGAGTGGCTGACTTCGGCAGTGCTACCTTTGACCACGAGCATCACACAACTATCGTGGCCACCCGTCACTATCGCCCACCTGAGGTCATCCTCG AGCTGGGCTGGGCACAGCCCTGTGACGTCTGGAGCATTGGCTGCATTCTGTTTGAGTACTACCGGGGCTTCACACTCTTCCAG ACCCATGAGAATCGAGAACATTTGGTGATGATGGAAAAGATCCTAGGGCCCATCCCATCCCACATGATCCACCGGACCAG GAAACAGAAGTATTTCTACAAAGGGGGCCTGGTTTGGGATGAGAACAGCTCTGACGGCCGGTATGTGAAGGAGAACTGCAAACCTCTGAAG AGTTACATGCTCCAAGACTCGCTGGAGCACGTGCAGCTGTTTGACCTGATGAGGAAGATGTTAGAATTCGACCCTGCCCAGCGCATTACACTGGCGGAGGCCCTGCTGCACCCCTTCTTTGCTGGCCTGACCCCTGAGGAGCGGTCCTTCCACACCAGCCGCAACCCAAGCAGATGA